In Rosa rugosa chromosome 4, drRosRugo1.1, whole genome shotgun sequence, the genomic stretch ATGAGTAAGTGATGGCAAGAAAGCTCCATCAACGTTGACTTTAACTTGATTACCCGGCGCAGGGGTCCAGCTTGGCTGCACTCTCTGCTGCTTCACACTCGTAGATGAGCGTGCATGTTTAAACTCATCAAGCCAAGTCATTGAGCTTAGGAACAGAGCAGTAGCCGATTTCGAATTGTTGTCCCACAACATACTATTTCAATTTTTCCACAGAGCCCATATGCCCATCATGAGTCTTTCAAATATATCTTCCTTCAAACCCACTGCCCTTTCTAGCATCCATTCTTTGAATACTAGATTTGGTAACAGagaattttgaaaattaaaaggaGGAGTAGAGAAGAAATCAATAGCCACTGGACACTTACAAAAAAGATGGACCAAGTCTTCCATTTGATGATTACAAAATAGACAACCTGTCTCCCCATCATATCCCTTTGTTAGTAGACGTTCTCTTGTAGGCAACAAGTTGTGGCAAGCTCTCCACACACAGATTTGAACTTTACCCGGTACTTTGGCCTTCCAAGTTTTCCTCCAGAGTTCAGAAAAAGGATCACCCGTTGAAGTAGTAGCCAAAACATCCCCCAGAACATGCTGACTTGCTACCCAATATGCCGTTTTAACTGTAAAATCCCCTCTGCTTTCGGGCTTCCAAAACATTTTATCTGTTGTAGCACGCCTACTAAGAGGAATAGCAAGAATATGCTCAGAAACATTTGGATGGAAAACTGTTCTTACCAAAGCAGTCCTCCATGAGCGATCACTTGAATTTATCAAATCCGCTACTCGTTCAACCATGGTATTAGATTGTCTTTGAATGAGATACTGAGGGCAACGTGGAATCCAGTCATCTTTCCAGACATTAATCTGTATACCATCCCCAACCCTCCACCTAACACCCGCCTTGAGAACCGGTCTACCTTCAACAATACTCCTCCAAGAGAAAGATGGAGCTTCCCCTAGGTCTGCCTCCCAGAATGAACAATTTGGAAAATATTTGGCCTTGTACAATTGAGCAATAAGGGACTGAGGATTAGAGATAATTCTCCACCCCTGCTTCGCTAGCATGGCTAGGTTGTATGCATAAAGATTCTTGAAACCCATACCCCCTTGTTTCTTAGTGAGGCATAATTTTTCCCAACTTCTCCAATGAATCTTTTTCTTGGAATCAGTATCTCCCCAAAAAAATGAGGCACAAAGTTTGTGAATATCATCACAGAGGCCTTTAGGTAGCAAGTAGCAGTTCATGGCATACAGGGGCATGGTTTGTGCAATTGCTTTAATAAGTATTTCTTTTCCTGCACAGCTTAGAATCTTTGATTTCCAATTCACCAACTTCTTTGTTAACTTCTCCTTGATGTATTGGAATTTTGCAGTCTTGGATTTTCCCACCCTCAATGGaagacccaaatacctgtcaTGCTCTTCAACTCTTTTTACCTCAAGAATGGATGCTAAAGAAAGTTGAACTTCCACAGGCACATTTCTGCTAAATACCACACtacttttctgaaaattaatctTCTGTCCAGAGGCTTTTTCATAGATGTTGAGAATTTCCCGAATAACCTTACATTCATGAACGGTTGCAGTCCCAAATAGGAAGCTGTCATCTACAAAGAACAAGTGATGTAGTGTAGGGGCTCCAGGACCCATTTTTAATCCTTGAATTGCACCTGCTTCAACAGCCTGAGAAAGAAGAGCTGAAAGGCCCTCATCACAAAGGATGAACAAGTAGGGTGATAGGGGATCTCCCTGTCGGATTCCTCTGGTTGGTGTGACTACTGCAGTTTGCTCCCCATTGACAAGAATAGCATAAGTAACAGACTCAACACATCGCATAATCATCTTAATCCACTTCGAGTCAAAACCCAATTTGGTTAACATAGTATGCAAGAAGGTTCATTCAAGACGATCATAAGCTTTTGAAATATCTAACTTTAGGGAGAAAAAGCCCTCCTCCTGAGTTCTCATTTTATGCATAAAGTGAGCTACCTCGGTATCTACTAAGGTGTTATCAGAAATAAGTCTACCTGGAACATACGCACTCTGGAGGGGAGAGATAATCTCAGGCAGCCATCGTTTCAACCTATTTGCAATGACCTTAGAACTGATTCTGTAGAGTACATTACATAAGGCAATTGGTCTGAAGTGAGACGCATCTGTAGGGTCTTTAACTTTTGGAATAAGACAAAGATGGGTGTAGTTGGAAGCTGCCCAAATATCTTCCCCTTCAAGGAAGTTACGAATAGCCATACAAACATCAAAGCCAACAATATCCCAATATTTCTGATAGAAGAAAGGAGACATACCATCAGGTCCCGGGCTCTTTGAGGGATGCATCTGGAAACAGGCATTTTTTAGCTCATCATCCGTGTAGGGCAGCAGTAGATCAACATTCATGTGAGGTAAAGCCTTCATTGGGGTTGCACGAAATATGTCACAAAGTGCAGACTCTTCCGTGCTCTCTGTAGTAAAAATATTTTCATAATACTCCATTTGCATCAACAAGGCCCTTTATACAGTTTCTACTCCTTCTATTTGAAGCTTGCCGATGGAAAAAAGCCGAGTTTCTATCCCCATCTTTTAGCCAAATAGCTCTAGACCGTTGTCTCCAATACTTTTCTTGCTGAGAGAGTAACTGACTGTGTTTGACATGCAATAATCGTTGCTCTTCATACTATTCCGGAGAAAAGGGtctctgcatgatttcttcTAGCTTTGCTCTGATTTCACGAAGCTCAACTTTCTGCCTCTCAAAGTCAGTCGTATGCCATAGTAAAAGCTGTTTTCCAGTCGCACAGATTTTGTGTCCAACTTGCTGCAACATGTTGCCCGTAGTTGGCCTTGCCCAATTCTGTCTAATAATTTCTGTACACTGCTCATTCCCATGCCATATTTCCTCAAACCTGAATCGTCTACACGGCTTGCTGAAATTGGTTTTAGCTGTTCTCAACTCAACCATAATGGGGcagtgttaacgttagtgaccgaggggtctctagttagctttagagagagagagagagtgacacaagcgaagtatagtggttcacctcccgccttagcgggagattacgtccacttgaaagcttaactagtgtgtgttgagccttgcggccgaacatgattacaaagtgtgttgtaatggagtgtgttgagttgtgggaggagagttccttttataggtgaaggaagccatctcctttacattttcttagatgtgggacaagaacccactattctagtctagaaaagcatattgtggaggcaacttggcaaggccggaaaggtggctttccggcgacggatttgcgacttccggataccgtagcgtagcttgaacatagggttacaagatgcaagtagtggttgggcctcaccatgacttgtgggtgtcccaaagagggtgttaattatgcttggtgagatagcaaactagtcatgctagtagaggtatctacaagtccccgaagtccccaagtaagaggagcttcttggttggggagttatacacatgatgtcaccaagcataagtaaccgggcggtacggagcccctacaggCAGTGATCGGATTCATTGGGTGGAAGTGTGAGCGTTCTACTATAGGGATACAGATTTCTCCATTGAATGGACTGAAAGCCTCTGTTAAGTCTTTCTTTGGTAAACTTGTTTGACCAAGTGAACCGGCTGCCCTGAAAACCCATATCTAAGAGTCCACAGTCTATCATCGTTTGCCGGAAAGCTGCCATGGAAGCTGTAGCACGCGGCACTCCCCAGATTTGTCATCTTGGCACATAATCTCATTAAAGTCCCCGGCCATGAGCCAAGGCAAGTCACAACCTTCAGCAGCTAGGGCACAAATCAACTCCCAAGTATGGCATCTGTTCTCCCTTGATGCAAAACCATAGATGCCCGTAAAACGATAAGTAGCCAAGTTGCCCGGTTCACGTATCTCAGCATCGATATGGTGAGGTGATTTTGTTCGTAGGTCAGCATGAATATCACCCCTCCACAGCAGCGCTAAGCCTTGAGAACCCTCCTCATGTGGGTAGTAGATATGCCCAGCAAAACCAAGTTTGGTCGCAAGAGAGGCAATATGTGTTGGCTGGGCTAGGGTTTCAGCCAAGAAAATCAGATTTGGTTTTTTCAACTGCACAAGATCAATAAGGGCTCGTTGTGTTTCATTGCAGACTACACCACGACAATTCCACACCAATACGTTGCCTTGCAACATAGCTACACGGTGATGCACAAAGCAATCCCAGTTTTTGGCGATGCACAGGGAAACCCTAGCGCCGCTTAGAGAAAATTTTGCATTTCTTGGCTTTACCTTAAATGTGCCATTTAGAAAAAGTAatattatatgtatataaaGGTTAAGTAAGTATTTTTCTCACTTTAAACTAGGGTTACCACTTCATCGTTAACACTATAAAAtctttagtgaatttaatcaatttatgcattttttaaGTTAGATGGGTCGCCCACTACCTAGGATCCAGGTCCtaggttcgagtcaccataggGGTAGGACtcagtgaaatcctttgatcttCTTTCGAAAAATAAAGTGAAAAAAGTAGTTAGATGGGTCGTaatgttaacccttaaatgggtcattttgtccaATATGATACGaactatttattaaatgggttaagcgggttagAAATGGATAAtccgtttaataaatagattGGGCTTgaatttaaatttttgacacgattattaaatgggttgggtttgggacagacacgacaaataccttaacCCGACACGAGCCCGACCCAACACGACCTATTGACTGCCGTAATCTAGACCTCCcttaatttttgtaaaaaatTATTTCCTGTTTTACCCTctaaaaaaaactaatttaatTGTTAGCAGCATATATCGGAAGAAACCTCCATTTCTGAATCTTTACGTTTGCTTCACCCCGCTGATGCCATCTTTTTCGGCCACGAGACCTAAAAGAACAACAAGAAGCCATCTTTGCCAACCTATTGAAGTACCCAAACCATCTTTCAACAGCAAAGCGACCAACAAAGACACCAAATGATTCAAAATTATAAGATCCCTTAGATAAATAGCTCGATAAGGAACTACACAAGGACCCAATTTGTGCCCACAACATAAGACATCAAAGAAAACTTCAATTCATTTCAAGGCTAGGGAACTAAGCTTGCCGAataatataaaaagaaaaaaaatccaatttagttttcttcttcttgttttgtaATTATACTTTTGTGCAAGGAAGAAATTACAATTCCGCAACACTCGGTGACGGGTTGACACCAATTCCTTATTTGACACTTTGCATTTGTGTCGTGAATCTGAATTTGTTGTTGAACAACAAAATCCAAAGGAGTCTGAAAACGTGCTCTGAACAAAAGTATGCATTGCTAATTATGAAGAGCCTTTTAATTTGCTCTGGAGGtacaaacttttttttcttttggcaagCCCTTTAATTTGATCTCAGCCCAACCATTAATTTCTCACATACATACACAAAACATGTTTTCCTTCCATCTGAAGATCATCCAGCCAATTAATTGAGCTGCTGGGGTCATACTTCAATCTCATATTTGACAACAAGTTTCAATGTTTATGGAAGCTACACATTGCTGATTATCATGAAGAGCTTAGGTTGAACAAAAGTAAAGCTTGCATGCATGTTGATGAATCTCTTTGGCTTATAGTTAAGTGGAACGAGATTTTCTCATGATCTCTGCAATTCCGGAAAATTGAGATTATCCTCTTCTCCTATGATGACTCATGATTTTTAGAAGGGGCAaagttgaaaataaaattttacaagAGTTATAGGAGGTCTAGATAGTAAATTGAGGTTATGTTTGTTTCACCGGACTGTCATACCTCTCCTTAATTTCTATAAGAGTCCTGGACTCCTCAAGCCTGGATTATGCTATGTTATTCCCTAACCCATGTTTGGTCAGTTAGGACTAAAACTAGAGCCAACACCATTGACATGAAGACCCGAGAGGCTCCAAACGGCAGCTGATTGGAACTCTGCCATCAGGCCACCTTCGGCAGGCGCAGCAGCTGGGTTTGATCCATCTCGTCATCGCCGACGTTTCTCTTTCCTCGGCTGGTCTGGTTGCTGGTTGTGGAGAGAGAATCGGACCTCGAAAATCTTGGGTTCTCCTGCAGTTTCTGTACAAATTCCGGCTGCTCCGGCAATGTTTTGAGGTGCATAAGATATGAAAGTTGATCTGCTCTTCGTGTTCTACATGCTAGTATACatggtttttgaatttgataaaATTTTGGAAGACTTGATTTCTGGGTATTCGGCCACCGTTGCTATAACCTTCTGTGGCAGTGATTCTGGGTTCAATTGGGGATAGAAAATGAGGTTGGGGACCTCGGCAGAGACCTCCTGGACAAACCCAGGTGGGCCGACGAAGTCGAGGAGGTAGAGGTCGCTGATGTCAGAAAGAGGGAGGCTTTGGGTCGCGACGGGGCAGTAGAAGGTGAGAAGGAGAGCTTCCATAATCCCATGGTTTTTGGGGGGTTTATGGTAGAAGGTGTTTATGAGAATTTGGGACTCTAGAGTCTCATTTAAAACAGTCCTTGAAGTTGCCAAACATGGGATTAGTGTAACACAAGCTAATAAGGatatccaatccaatccaatcccaTGAAACAAACATAGCCTGAGAGGTTTGAATAGCACTACCGAAAGTAATAAAATTCATGATCGTGTAAATCTTTTGTTGTAGTAGTAGTGATACGCAATCCAACGGTCCCGGTATCTCATCCACGTGGTTGAGCCGGTACAGACGCAGGCACTGCATCAGCACCCgttttcattatcttcttctccctccatttccaacacggCAAACCCGGCCACCAGAATTGGAGAGCGATTATCCGATGGACCACGCCATTCCCTGCAACCCCTGCATTCCTCTCTACCGGAAACCCACGCTCCGCCGCCGAATCACTTGGCCGACCGTTCGCCACTCCAATACAACAAAATGGCGCCGCAATACGACGTCGTCGGAGCTCCAAATGCCCGTGGAAGTGAACGACCGAACGAGTAGCGACTCTGCTTCAGTCCCGACGCACAAAGTCACCGTCCACGACAGACAACGCGGCGTCGTACACGAGTTCTTCGTCccagaggtaaaaaaaaataacctgTTTTGTTCTTCATTTGCTGCTAAAATTTCAGTATTGCCTGGTAAATTATGGTAAAATTTCAGGATCAGTACATATTGCACACTGCTGAGGCACAGAACATCAATCTTCCATTCGCTTGCCGGCACGGTATtcattcatttcatttcatttctgAGTAGTAATGTGTTTCGGTGGATTGAAAATCGTAGGCTATAGAGTAAtgtatggttttttttttaaagttccTGTTTGAATTTGAGTGGTTTTCTtctcaaaagaagaaaaaagaataggAGTGGTTTTGTATTAGGCCTCTGTTTTTCtggaatttgatttgatttgtttgaTTATACTTGGCAGGTTGTTGTACTAGTTGTGCTGTACGTGTGAAGTCTGGAAAACTTAACCAGCCTCAGGCACTAGGGATATCTGCTGAATTGAAATCAAAggcatgtattttttttttgaggtttagTATGAATTTCACAATGCCTACTGGTTTCTTTAGTTGTCTGCCTCAGTTGATATAGCAAATGTTGAACAAATAAATCCATATAGTAGGGGGAAAATGTTGCAAAAGGATCCATCTTTCTTGTTGAGAATTGGGAAAATTACGGGGTCTCAATCCATCCCCTAAAATCGATGAATTCTTGTGCCTGGTTCTCACAGACGAGTTCAGAACATAACTGATGattatttgaaatattttggaAATTGGTAATGAGACATTATGCGTTCAAAGTTTTAAACTGAATGACGTGTTATAATTTTGCCTGAAATACAGGGATATGCACTTCTCTGTGTGGGTTTTCCATCATCTGATCTTGAAGTAGAAACACAAGATGAGGATGAGGTAATGTACAGAGATCTACCATTCACTTTCAGGACTtgaataaaaagaataaaattaaaatgcatTTCATTGGGATGTTAAATAGCATCCGACCTGAGTTTGTTCTGCCTCTAGTGTGAGCCTGTTGAGTCATTTATTTGTCCTCTGAATATTTAATCCTGGAATTTCTCATACCTTCTATTGACAGAATCAGtcatatgttttcttttatggCATTTCTTGGTATCTGATAGCATTGTGCACCGTCCTGATTCCCACAAATGTTTGCTCTAGCAATTGACTGACCCTCAAGTCCTTACCCACCGAaattagctctctctctctctctctctatttatttatatttattttagttCTAATTGTCTTTCCATTTATCAAAATCACTGAATGCTGACATTTATGGTACTTCCAGGTATACTGGCTTCAATTCGGGAGATATTTTGCACGGGGTCCAATTGTGAGTTGTTAATACTCTGAAAGTACCATATAGCAATGTTAGTGCTAAAAAAGCCTTCCTTTGTCGTTATCTTATGTGTACAATGTTGTTTATGCTGCAGGAAAGAGATGATTATGCATTGGAGTTGGCATTGGGTGATGAATAAGCAATGTAGAATACTTGATTTTGGAGATAGGATCTACTGAGCAAAATATGACATCTGTATGTTGTATCCCTTGCCCTAAATTTTTCTTTACTCTGAGTGTACATCCGTGTTGGTTGGCTAGTGGATTGGACAAATTGTTTTAACTATATTTGAATTGTCAAGGTTGTTTAGCCAATGCCAATCTACCAGTAGCAGTTATTTTAGAAATGAGCACTGTTTAACTCTGCATTGCACCAAGTCAACCACCTAAAATGGAGAAACTAGGAATATCATGGCACTAGTAGTTTTGTTGATGAGCAAAACAAATTATGTGAGCAAATCAATCTGCTTGGATGGCTTGTTTGCTATATGTCTTTGCtttgttggttgttacttgtTACTGGCAGGGCTGTATTATTATTGGGTACAACATATGTCTCTAAAGTTTAAGGGCTAGAGTGAAACTGtcaagaaaatgatgaaagaGAAATCTGGCAGAGAGCGTGAGATTGTACCATGGCAAGCAAGTTGTGAGTCCTAGTTTATATTTGTGCCTGTCCAGTTATTCATACTAAATGGTCTTAACTTCATTGGACTTGTATATTTCCTTACTGTTTGAATGGCTATCTGTTGGATCTCATAACAAGATTGTTAAGCTTTGATTTATATTTGAGCCTCTCCAGTTATTCGTACTAAATGGTCTCAACTTCATTGGACTTGTATATTTCCTGACTGGTTGAATGGCTATCTTTTGGATCTCATAACAAGATTGTTGAGCTTTGATAACAAACTGTTGGAAATTTAGCACTAAAGTTATATAGGTATCATTTGTGTGAGCTTGTTGTTAGAGAGTTGGGACCACGGATCGTTAGGTTGGGACAACATTGGTACAATGGTGGACTATAGGCCACATGTGTCGCTATTTAACACTTGCAATTATAatactgctttctttctttttttaattttttgtttagaAGTATTGGTGGATGACTGTTAAAACATCCTTCTGGTTACAGATAGGACTCGGTTTTTGAATTTGTGAATCATCGAGTTACCGAAGAGGCGTTCATTGTTTGGCATATGTTATGTTTTGTAGCAATATAAGGCAAGACATGTTTAGTTGGGATGAGAAGCTTGGGTGTCTACAAGGGAAACTAAATAAATGCATTACGATGGTTGACAATAGTTATGGGGTGTATTGGTTGTTCCTTTTGATAATAGGTGCTTGATTCGTTTGAGTGATGGGTTGGTTTTGAGCTATGTTATCTTAAACGGATTTGAAATGATATATGAACAAGAAAGGGAAACTTGAGTGACCGATGAAAGTTTTGAGCAGTCTAATGGTCGAATTGTCTTGGTATTCAGAAGTTTCTAGTTGAAAAGGTCTCACAATGAGGAAAGAGCAGAGCTAGTAATGCTCACTAGAAACTTAACATGGTGATAAGTGGAGTTGAAAAGAACACATTAGGGAAATGgttaagattttttttagaagatTTTACCCAATCCTATATTTATTGGGATTTGACCTTGTTATGATTGATCAATGGAAGACTTGCTCCTAATGGGATCTGGAGGCAATGCCCATCTAAATGGATTAGGGTTGAAGACGTAACACTCTCACTTCTTCTACTTTCCTGTATCCATCTTGGCTCGAACACTCCATCTAGATTCTATATCGCCAACTTTTTGTTTCCCACGTTTATACGAAGGAGATCTAAATATCCAGGCATTGAGCAAAAACAGATATGGTTGGCAAACTTGCCTATGTCTGCGAGAGAGGAATGAAAAATTCACGGTTCACCCTCACACACTAGATCCAATACACCCTTGTGTTCTCAAGTTTCTCACACTTACGACCCACAACCTAGAAATGCACCATGGAGAAACTGTTCTTGATGAACAAGAAATAACCGAACCAGCACTTCCCCACTATCAGTTCCGGAAGCAGGTGGCTGAACACATATTCTAACAATACAAGGCAAATATCCTGTAATCTTGTATTAGAGCTTTGACTGATAGACATGGTGGCTAATCAATGTTTGTGAGTCTTTGCTTCATTTTACTTCAACCTGAGCCTCCCCTTCTTATGCCCAAAATGATATTTCTAGCAACTCTGATATCCAGCACATAAATATTGTAGTCCTTCAGGTCCTTTGCTTTCTACAGTATGAACTCAAATTAAGATATTTTGGGATCTGCTGGCATCAACTGAAATCCTTTTACTTATATTTCTCTTATGATCTGGATTGATACATCACTGATCTTACCCTTTTAAGTCTTGTTTTGACAAGATTGATGATTCTTTCGGATTTTTGGAATCTTTACCGACAGTATCTTTTTGAAGCTGTCAAAATCTGGCTCAAACAGTAATCGCACATTGTCCATTCTGAGTTTAGGTCCGGTGATCATGTTAATAATATATTGACGTTTCTGAATTATTACAATGGTCCATTTCTTTCTTTATTGCTTTTGTTTGCTGTGTTAACTGTCAGAAACATTTCTGTAATCATACTAGCTTTTGCTGTTAAATTATGAATGTCTCCTTCAGATCATTTTGGCCCAACTCAAAAGTATCATTATCACTCATGTGCATAGCTAATGTCAGACAAGTAAAGGTTAGTTTGCGATCCATGTCATATGTTTGTTTCATCTTTTACCATTTGTAATTGAATTGAAGTACATTGTTATTCTTACTATATCCCTGTCATGCATTGCGGTAAAACTAAGTTGTTTTTCTTGTAAACCTGGGTGGAACATTCCATCTCGACTTAAATAATTATCAGTAACTTAATGGGAAACGTTTTCTGCCTGAATTACTGATCACATCTAAGGGTAGAGACTGGTTTGGTTCTTGTAGATGTTCTGCTTGTCTGCGTATTCATCCTTAAATTTTGGAAATGCTGTTCTTACACTACCACAAATGTGGCTTAAAACACTATTCAGAATGGTGTGTATTGgatttaaagacacaaatgaTTGGTGTTAAGTAGCAATAGGTACCCCTTAGAtactaagagcaagtgcacccatagtcaagaaaaggcaaagtcgagaagtcaagaattcgaccagtcaagttactattcactgtcactggacatgggtttatacccgttgtttttcttgcccggtcaacactattcattattatataattttagggggtctcgaaaatcgactttttacacatacataatttgggaaaacttccttcatgaaagttatagagataGTCGATACGATCTTGTGCATacgtggaacgcaatattcggagttcgtatgaatttattatgaatttttaaatctgaaaattttccataaatagcaaaaaaaaaaaaattctattttgtttaaaaGGATcttaaattttcagtttttcatttccccccctccggttctctctctcgcaGTTGCACCAGACGAaggtccgacccgacccggatttttctccgtcctccggcgtcctccggccaagGACCCGGCCCCCCTCGAGGTCGCCTCACCTCGTCCGGCCGCTTCGTCGCCTCAGCCCGCCCAGACGCTGCCCCCAGGTGGAGATCGAAGCAACCCCAGGCGGGTATGCTTGCTGTTGCTACTTCAGtttctgctgctgctgcccccgaggtcgcctgacctcttctctctcctcctcctgtcACCCACGTTTGGGTGTGGGTCGAGCTGGCACAAGCCTTGGCTGGGCAAGGAAAAAGTCATGAACTTGACTTATTTCTTGGCTGTAGTCAAGAAAGGGTGAGTTTTGCCCAGTCAAAAAACCAACGGTGGAAGGAGCAAAATCCATCTCAAGGTCATGTAGTCAGGTTTTTCTTGACTATGACTATGACTATGAcctccggtggacttgctctaagggATGGTAACCTTTGCTGGTGTGACATATACCCAATAATATCACCAATCCAGATAATGTTGTCTTCAAACTTTTGAAGTTGGTTGTGATTATGGTATCACCAATCCAATAAATTACTGATCTTTGAAATTAGTTGATATCTTACTTATTAAGAGTATTGAGATTTATATTCAGAGTTCTGAGCTGTGCATAACAACTATATATAAGATCTTAGATGTTTCCGCAAT encodes the following:
- the LOC133743570 gene encoding ferredoxin C 2, chloroplastic — encoded protein: MDHAIPCNPCIPLYRKPTLRRRITWPTVRHSNTTKWRRNTTSSELQMPVEVNDRTSSDSASVPTHKVTVHDRQRGVVHEFFVPEDQYILHTAEAQNINLPFACRHGCCTSCAVRVKSGKLNQPQALGISAELKSKGYALLCVGFPSSDLEVETQDEDEVYWLQFGRYFARGPIERDDYALELALGDE